From Sporosarcina sp. 6E9, a single genomic window includes:
- the accB gene encoding acetyl-CoA carboxylase biotin carboxyl carrier protein: MLKIQEIREIIKLIDQSSIEKFSYEVEGAKLVLKKGSTEQVVTAVQAEPITEAPAALPTPVQEVPAATSQKEAPKASVEEVRDPSLHEITSPMVGTFYSASSPDAAAFVKSGDKVSENSIVCIVEAMKLFNEIEAEVSGEIVEILAEDGQLVEYGQPLFLVKTK, from the coding sequence ATGTTAAAAATTCAAGAAATACGTGAAATTATTAAACTAATTGATCAGTCTTCAATTGAAAAGTTTTCATATGAGGTCGAAGGTGCCAAACTCGTATTAAAAAAAGGCAGCACTGAGCAAGTCGTTACAGCAGTCCAAGCAGAACCTATTACAGAGGCACCTGCAGCACTACCTACACCAGTACAAGAAGTACCAGCAGCGACTTCACAAAAAGAAGCGCCAAAAGCAAGTGTAGAGGAAGTTCGGGACCCATCATTACATGAAATTACTTCTCCGATGGTTGGAACATTTTACTCAGCATCATCACCAGATGCAGCAGCATTTGTTAAGTCGGGAGATAAAGTTTCTGAGAATTCGATAGTGTGCATTGTAGAGGCAATGAAACTATTCAATGAAATCGAAGCGGAAGTTTCTGGAGAAATCGTTGAGATTCTTGCAGAGGATGGACAACTTGTTGAATATGGTCAACCTCTCTTCCTCGTAAAAACGAAATAA
- a CDS encoding Xaa-Pro peptidase family protein, producing MMTLKLSNLREQLKKEEIDALLITNPYNRSYMTNFTGTAGVAIVSADDAVFITDFRYTEQAEKQIEGYRIVQHTKTIIEEVAAQVSKMNVKTLGFEKDDMAFGLYESYKKEVKADLTPVSGLVEKLRMVKTPDEITILKKAAKIADDAYEHIIKFIKPGISELDVSNELEFFMRKQGATSSSFSIIVASGLRSALPHGVATSKIIETGDFVTLDYGALYEGYISDITRTLAVGEPTDKLKEIYEVTLAAQELALKEIKPGMTGIEADAIARDYITSKGYGEAFGHSTGHGIGMEVHEAPSLSFRSETVLEPNMVVTVEPGIYLPDVGGVRIEDDIIITESGNERLTHATKALLIL from the coding sequence ATGATGACTTTGAAACTATCGAATTTAAGAGAACAGTTGAAAAAAGAAGAGATTGATGCGCTTCTCATTACTAACCCGTATAATCGTAGTTACATGACAAACTTTACAGGTACCGCGGGTGTCGCTATCGTGTCAGCAGATGACGCTGTATTTATTACAGATTTCCGTTATACTGAACAAGCCGAAAAACAAATTGAAGGCTATCGAATTGTCCAGCATACTAAGACAATTATCGAAGAAGTTGCAGCCCAAGTTAGCAAGATGAACGTGAAGACACTAGGATTTGAAAAAGATGATATGGCCTTTGGACTTTATGAATCGTACAAAAAAGAGGTGAAAGCAGACCTCACGCCTGTTTCGGGACTCGTTGAAAAATTACGTATGGTGAAAACGCCTGATGAGATAACAATCTTGAAAAAAGCCGCAAAAATTGCGGATGATGCTTACGAACATATTATTAAGTTCATCAAGCCAGGCATTTCCGAACTAGATGTATCGAATGAGCTAGAATTTTTCATGAGAAAACAAGGCGCAACGTCATCCTCTTTTTCTATAATCGTTGCCTCTGGATTGCGTAGTGCGCTTCCGCACGGTGTCGCGACAAGTAAAATTATTGAGACGGGTGATTTCGTCACGTTAGATTACGGTGCTTTATACGAAGGGTATATTTCTGATATAACAAGAACTTTGGCGGTTGGTGAACCAACTGATAAGCTAAAAGAAATCTATGAAGTGACGTTAGCTGCACAAGAACTTGCATTAAAAGAGATTAAACCAGGAATGACAGGTATTGAAGCGGACGCGATTGCCCGGGATTATATCACATCTAAAGGTTATGGTGAGGCGTTCGGACATTCGACAGGTCATGGGATTGGTATGGAAGTCCATGAAGCGCCAAGTCTATCGTTCCGTTCGGAAACTGTACTTGAACCCAACATGGTTGTTACGGTAGAACCAGGAATTTACTTACCTGACGTTGGTGGTGTTCGTATTGAAGATGATATTATCATTACGGAATCCGGAAATGAACGACTGACTCACGCAACAAAAGCGTTACTTATTTTATAA
- a CDS encoding stage III sporulation protein AE, with protein MIPFIDVLLGTVLTSFSIIILSAFMALMTDFLFPSFKKWTRIILFFIIITVALKPAFEHFILIRDIAYSISMMFIAVYPILTATMIAAGGAFSLLNSQPAMLLFANGAVVLTEKLLIPLLSTALLLDVATRLLPDVPFTKLAELIRTTLIGIVSAVVAAYSIFITVGGTMSWALSGLASEPLKELIQQNIPLIGSFMTESLGSIGRYSSGVSVFVGGWLISSIWTVALVPSMKTLLTALFYRWIAALIEPFADEDITGLLDDIGKTLFVLCAISFLIAFAFIYTALFSIILIKLLTTMK; from the coding sequence ATGATCCCCTTTATTGATGTACTACTCGGAACTGTGTTAACGAGCTTTTCAATTATAATCCTATCGGCTTTCATGGCTTTGATGACAGACTTTTTGTTTCCATCATTTAAAAAATGGACGAGAATCATTTTATTTTTCATTATTATTACCGTCGCATTAAAGCCAGCTTTTGAACATTTCATCCTAATACGTGATATTGCTTATTCAATATCAATGATGTTTATTGCCGTTTATCCAATTCTTACTGCAACTATGATTGCAGCCGGTGGGGCGTTCAGTTTATTAAACTCTCAACCTGCAATGCTTTTATTTGCAAATGGCGCGGTTGTATTAACCGAAAAGCTATTGATCCCACTTTTGTCAACGGCGCTTCTATTGGATGTTGCAACGAGATTATTACCCGATGTCCCTTTTACTAAGTTAGCCGAGCTCATTCGAACCACTTTAATAGGAATCGTTTCGGCTGTCGTTGCAGCATATTCAATATTTATCACTGTAGGTGGAACGATGTCCTGGGCACTTTCTGGACTGGCCAGCGAACCGTTGAAAGAACTCATCCAACAAAACATCCCGTTGATAGGATCTTTTATGACAGAGAGCCTCGGGTCAATTGGAAGGTATTCATCGGGGGTAAGCGTGTTCGTTGGTGGATGGCTCATTTCAAGTATTTGGACGGTCGCTCTCGTCCCCTCTATGAAAACATTGCTGACAGCGCTTTTTTATAGGTGGATAGCCGCTTTAATCGAACCTTTTGCTGATGAAGACATTACCGGTTTGCTAGATGACATTGGTAAAACGCTATTTGTTTTATGCGCAATTTCATTTTTAATTGCGTTTGCGTTTATTTATACGGCGTTGTTTTCTATCATACTTATTAAATTATTAACAACGATGAAGTGA
- the accC gene encoding acetyl-CoA carboxylase biotin carboxylase subunit: MKKVLIANRGEIAVRIIRACKELGIETVAVFSEADEEALHVQLADEAYCIGPRLSTDSYLNFSNIISIANLTNCDGIHPGYGFLAENASFAELCEECNIEFIGPTSDAISRMGTKDVARETMRKAGVPIVPGSSGIVADEHEALEIAEKIGFPVIIKATAGGGGKGIRVAKNKEDLIKGIKITQKEAAAAFGNPGVYIEKYIEIFRHVEVQVLADKYGNTIHFGERDCSIQRRMQKLVEEAPSPAITPELRAEMGEAAVKAAQAVNYEGAGTVEFIFDHINQKFYFMEMNTRIQVEHPITEMVTGIDLIQQQLKIASGEKLKYKQEDIKINGWSIECRINAENPARNFMPSPGEITMYMPPGGFGVRVDSAMYTGYTIPPFYDSMVAKLIVHADTREEAVSRMKRALDEFIIEGVDTTIPFHARLMDHEVFKSGDFDTKFLEKYDPMNE, translated from the coding sequence ATGAAGAAAGTACTAATTGCGAACCGCGGTGAAATAGCTGTTCGAATTATTCGTGCGTGTAAAGAATTGGGTATCGAAACCGTTGCTGTATTTTCAGAAGCTGATGAAGAAGCGCTACATGTCCAATTAGCTGACGAAGCATATTGTATCGGCCCAAGATTATCTACAGATAGTTACTTAAACTTTTCAAATATAATCAGTATCGCGAACTTAACAAATTGTGATGGTATCCATCCGGGTTATGGTTTTCTTGCAGAAAATGCAAGTTTTGCTGAATTATGCGAGGAATGTAATATTGAATTCATAGGGCCTACATCAGATGCGATTTCACGAATGGGAACGAAAGACGTTGCCCGTGAAACAATGCGTAAAGCAGGCGTGCCAATCGTGCCGGGTTCAAGTGGAATCGTTGCAGATGAACACGAAGCACTTGAAATCGCTGAGAAAATCGGATTCCCGGTTATTATTAAAGCGACTGCAGGCGGCGGCGGTAAAGGTATACGTGTTGCTAAAAACAAAGAAGATCTCATAAAGGGCATTAAAATCACCCAAAAAGAAGCGGCAGCTGCTTTTGGCAATCCCGGTGTATATATTGAGAAATACATTGAAATCTTCAGGCATGTCGAAGTGCAAGTGCTTGCTGATAAATACGGCAACACGATCCACTTTGGTGAACGGGATTGTTCGATACAGCGCAGAATGCAAAAATTAGTAGAGGAAGCACCATCCCCAGCTATAACTCCAGAACTACGTGCAGAAATGGGAGAAGCTGCTGTAAAGGCTGCACAAGCTGTTAATTATGAAGGTGCGGGAACAGTGGAATTTATTTTCGATCATATTAATCAAAAATTTTACTTTATGGAAATGAATACCCGCATCCAAGTTGAACACCCGATAACAGAGATGGTAACGGGCATTGACTTAATTCAACAACAGTTGAAAATTGCTTCAGGTGAAAAACTTAAATATAAACAAGAAGATATAAAGATTAACGGATGGTCAATTGAATGTAGAATAAACGCCGAAAATCCAGCGAGAAACTTCATGCCTTCACCTGGTGAAATAACGATGTATATGCCGCCTGGCGGATTTGGCGTTCGAGTTGATTCAGCTATGTACACTGGGTACACAATTCCGCCATTTTATGACTCAATGGTCGCGAAATTGATTGTTCATGCGGATACGCGTGAAGAAGCGGTATCAAGGATGAAACGGGCACTCGATGAATTTATTATCGAAGGCGTTGATACAACAATTCCGTTCCATGCAAGACTCATGGATCATGAAGTTTTTAAATCTGGAGATTTTGATACGAAGTTTCTTGAAAAATACGATCCGATGAACGAATAA
- a CDS encoding DUF1385 domain-containing protein: MAKEQQPQTYGGQALVEGVMFGGKDHTVAAIRRKDNSIDYFHLPKKKSNLAMKLRKIPFLRGIVALIESAGIGSRHLTFSTDRFDVEPGEEKEEDEQETSKLTMVIGVAAVGVLSFLFSKFVFTLVPVFLAELFSSIASGKTAQILLESFFKLTLLLGYLALISMTPFIRRVFQYHGAEHKVINAYERKLPLTVENIQAQSRLHYRCGSSFILFTVIVGMFIYFLVPADPLWLRLVNRILLIPVVLGVSFEVLQLTNAVRNIPVLKYLGYPGLWLQLLTTKEPTDDQVEVAILSFEKLLEVEEYGVSALSVETAEENVNTITSPLTAQ; the protein is encoded by the coding sequence ATGGCGAAAGAGCAACAACCCCAAACATATGGGGGCCAAGCACTCGTTGAAGGCGTTATGTTCGGCGGGAAAGATCATACAGTAGCGGCAATTCGAAGAAAAGATAATTCAATCGATTACTTTCATCTACCTAAGAAAAAAAGTAACCTAGCAATGAAATTAAGAAAAATACCATTCCTTAGAGGAATTGTAGCCTTAATTGAATCAGCCGGAATTGGATCTCGTCATTTGACATTCTCTACGGATCGGTTTGACGTCGAACCCGGCGAGGAAAAAGAAGAAGATGAACAAGAAACATCGAAATTGACGATGGTCATAGGTGTTGCTGCAGTTGGTGTTCTATCTTTTTTGTTCAGTAAATTTGTATTTACACTCGTACCGGTCTTTTTAGCAGAATTATTTAGTTCAATCGCATCCGGTAAGACGGCACAAATATTACTTGAGAGTTTTTTCAAACTTACACTCTTACTAGGATATTTAGCGTTAATATCCATGACACCATTCATTAGAAGGGTCTTTCAATATCACGGTGCAGAACATAAAGTAATCAATGCGTATGAGCGTAAGTTACCGCTTACCGTAGAAAATATTCAAGCCCAATCCAGACTGCATTATCGCTGTGGAAGTAGCTTCATTCTGTTTACGGTTATCGTGGGAATGTTTATATACTTCCTTGTTCCCGCGGATCCACTATGGTTACGACTTGTTAACAGGATTCTTCTAATCCCTGTTGTTCTCGGCGTTTCATTTGAAGTGCTACAATTAACGAATGCAGTCCGTAATATACCCGTATTAAAGTATTTGGGGTATCCTGGTTTATGGCTTCAATTGTTAACTACGAAAGAACCAACAGATGACCAAGTAGAGGTAGCCATCTTATCATTTGAAAAATTACTTGAAGTTGAAGAATATGGCGTTTCAGCATTAAGTGTAGAAACTGCTGAAGAAAATGTGAACACGATTACTTCTCCACTTACAGCTCAATAA
- a CDS encoding SpoIIIAC/SpoIIIAD family protein, which translates to MELNDLLRIAGIGLVIGILHVFFEQTGKKEFSFFLFFIAYLYITAELLRFLRIFFIEIAEFFQWLAMV; encoded by the coding sequence ATGGAATTGAATGACTTGTTACGAATCGCCGGTATCGGTTTGGTCATCGGAATCCTGCATGTGTTTTTTGAACAAACGGGCAAGAAAGAGTTTTCCTTCTTTCTATTTTTCATCGCCTATTTGTATATCACGGCAGAACTACTTCGATTCCTTCGAATATTTTTCATTGAAATAGCTGAGTTTTTCCAATGGCTCGCGATGGTCTAA
- a CDS encoding LAGLIDADG family homing endonuclease — translation MDWAISSEGSLETKINVQRLLNLPKVFIIHSYDWTVNNLEAKEEVNHSKRQRRYGAQDKDELIFKITKLHEEGLSQVEIAKRLDISRGTILRWNKEVQFFQPRTPGEAGKLINKIYRYDEDYFEKIHTVNQAYLMGYILGDGAIVDKGKSKRVVLCLAEKDLQLLEDIARELNMIEAIKFRKKGAPNEQNKYSLVINSTKIANDLIKHGIIPLKTGKEQFIDFVDHDLQWGFIRGFFDADGHIRVYQRYGYIKARMGFTGNREILIAILKLFKTQGFATNVNSITKKQGCYDVYFSSTKELKAIFNLLYQHGDIKLNRKYKIYSSLMR, via the coding sequence ATGGATTGGGCAATCAGCAGCGAAGGGTCTTTGGAAACAAAGATCAACGTTCAACGACTATTGAACCTTCCTAAAGTTTTTATAATTCATTCATACGATTGGACGGTGAATAATTTGGAAGCAAAGGAAGAAGTAAACCATAGCAAGCGGCAACGCCGTTATGGGGCGCAGGACAAAGATGAATTAATATTTAAGATTACTAAACTCCATGAAGAAGGTTTAAGTCAGGTTGAAATAGCTAAAAGATTGGATATTTCGAGAGGCACTATTTTACGTTGGAATAAAGAAGTACAGTTTTTCCAACCTAGGACCCCAGGTGAAGCCGGAAAATTGATAAATAAGATTTATCGATATGATGAAGATTATTTTGAAAAAATTCATACGGTAAACCAAGCCTACTTAATGGGATATATACTCGGGGATGGTGCTATTGTCGATAAGGGAAAGTCCAAACGAGTAGTACTTTGTTTAGCGGAGAAGGACCTTCAATTGCTTGAAGATATTGCACGGGAACTCAACATGATCGAAGCGATTAAGTTCAGAAAAAAGGGTGCCCCAAACGAACAAAATAAATATTCTTTAGTTATTAATTCCACAAAAATCGCGAACGACCTAATTAAACACGGTATTATACCTTTGAAGACTGGAAAAGAGCAGTTTATAGATTTTGTTGACCATGATCTTCAATGGGGGTTCATACGGGGTTTTTTCGATGCAGACGGACACATAAGAGTGTATCAACGTTATGGGTATATTAAAGCTAGAATGGGCTTTACAGGAAATCGTGAAATCCTAATAGCAATTCTTAAGTTATTTAAAACCCAAGGCTTTGCAACGAATGTGAATTCAATAACTAAAAAACAAGGTTGTTACGATGTTTATTTTAGTAGTACAAAAGAATTGAAAGCAATTTTTAACCTTCTATATCAACATGGAGATATAAAATTAAATCGTAAATATAAGATTTATTCATCTTTGATGAGATAG
- a CDS encoding SpoIIIAH-like family protein, with protein sequence MKTNKRTVWFLTLLSLVAVIAIYSINKNPMPFDGMAIFDNSGDKKAVNKEAGDGDKQAPVFAESYLFDDLRMEVLNERSQIQDQLTSKINSLETPSEKNEVFDEMAMLIKRNSVEALMETQIIALGYKDAFVRTEGNMVNVTVLSEDGQSAKQANEITYLVMSTWEDARKVKVDFKGES encoded by the coding sequence ATGAAAACTAATAAACGTACAGTATGGTTTTTGACATTACTAAGTCTCGTAGCGGTGATTGCAATCTATTCCATCAACAAAAATCCAATGCCATTTGATGGAATGGCAATCTTTGATAATTCAGGCGACAAAAAAGCAGTGAATAAGGAAGCTGGCGATGGAGATAAGCAAGCGCCTGTCTTTGCAGAAAGTTATTTGTTTGATGACTTGCGGATGGAAGTACTCAATGAACGAAGTCAAATACAAGATCAACTAACGTCTAAAATTAATTCATTAGAAACCCCAAGTGAAAAAAATGAAGTTTTCGATGAAATGGCTATGCTAATCAAACGTAATTCGGTAGAAGCGTTAATGGAAACGCAGATTATCGCACTTGGTTATAAAGATGCTTTCGTCCGAACAGAAGGAAATATGGTAAATGTTACGGTTTTATCAGAAGATGGTCAATCAGCAAAACAAGCAAACGAGATTACGTATCTGGTAATGTCTACATGGGAAGATGCTCGGAAGGTTAAGGTGGATTTTAAAGGCGAGTCTTGA
- a CDS encoding biotin/lipoate A/B protein ligase family protein produces MGKTIWHYINSGKCTASFNMALDEALLEWHSKGEIGPVLRFYEWSPATLSIGYFQSVSKEINMEQVERHGLGFVRRPTGGRGVLHEDELTYSVIVSEDYPDMPETVTEAYRVISGGLLEGFRNLGLDAYFSIPDSKEQIDGLKKPQSAVCFDTPSWYELVVEGKKVAGSAQTRQKGVILQHGAILLSLDAEKLVSLFKFKSEEQRQRMKVGIREKAVAIDQLAGRKVSIYESIEAFSKGFEKALEIQLEPYVLTEAQLLYVEEIERKKYGNIEWTFKK; encoded by the coding sequence ATGGGGAAGACAATTTGGCATTATATTAATTCGGGTAAATGTACGGCTTCTTTTAATATGGCACTCGATGAAGCGCTGTTGGAATGGCATAGCAAAGGAGAAATTGGTCCCGTTTTACGTTTTTACGAATGGTCGCCAGCAACATTGTCGATTGGCTATTTTCAAAGTGTTTCAAAAGAAATTAATATGGAACAAGTTGAGAGACATGGGCTGGGGTTTGTGAGAAGACCAACAGGCGGCAGGGGGGTACTGCACGAAGATGAACTTACATATAGCGTTATTGTGTCAGAAGACTACCCAGATATGCCAGAAACAGTGACAGAAGCATACCGTGTGATTTCTGGGGGACTTCTAGAGGGATTCCGTAATCTTGGTCTTGATGCTTATTTCTCAATTCCGGACAGCAAGGAACAGATCGATGGACTAAAAAAGCCTCAAAGTGCCGTTTGTTTCGACACGCCTAGTTGGTATGAACTCGTCGTAGAAGGGAAAAAAGTTGCCGGAAGTGCTCAAACTCGACAAAAGGGTGTTATTTTACAACATGGCGCGATTCTTTTAAGTCTTGACGCAGAAAAACTTGTGTCATTGTTCAAGTTTAAGTCAGAAGAACAACGCCAACGTATGAAAGTTGGCATCCGTGAAAAAGCGGTAGCGATTGATCAACTTGCAGGTCGAAAAGTGTCGATATATGAAAGCATTGAAGCTTTTTCAAAAGGATTTGAAAAAGCGCTCGAGATTCAGCTTGAACCTTATGTATTAACTGAAGCTCAACTTCTTTATGTCGAAGAAATCGAGCGAAAAAAGTATGGGAATATCGAATGGACATTTAAAAAGTGA
- the efp gene encoding elongation factor P has protein sequence MISVNDFRTGATIEVDGDIWRVMEFQHVKPGKGAAFVRSKLRNLRSGNINEKTFRAGEKVKRAQIDNLHMQYLYANGDDHVFMNNETYDQIEIPGKQIEYELKFLKENMEVHVIQYQGEILGVQLPITVELKVVETEPGIKGDTASGGSKPATVETGLTVQVPFFVNVGDSLVINTEEAEYVSRA, from the coding sequence ATGATTTCAGTGAATGATTTTAGAACAGGTGCAACAATCGAAGTAGATGGTGATATTTGGAGAGTTATGGAATTCCAACATGTAAAACCAGGGAAAGGTGCAGCCTTTGTACGTTCTAAATTGCGGAATTTGCGTTCAGGTAATATTAATGAAAAAACATTCCGAGCAGGCGAAAAAGTAAAACGTGCTCAAATCGACAATCTTCATATGCAGTATTTATACGCAAATGGTGATGACCATGTATTTATGAACAATGAAACTTATGATCAAATTGAAATTCCAGGAAAACAAATTGAATACGAATTAAAATTCCTTAAAGAAAATATGGAAGTCCATGTAATTCAATACCAAGGCGAAATTCTTGGTGTGCAACTTCCAATAACAGTAGAGTTGAAAGTAGTCGAAACAGAACCTGGCATTAAAGGCGATACAGCAAGCGGCGGTTCAAAACCAGCAACAGTAGAAACTGGTTTAACAGTCCAAGTACCGTTTTTCGTAAACGTAGGCGATTCGCTTGTCATTAATACTGAAGAAGCAGAGTACGTCTCGCGCGCATAA
- the folD gene encoding bifunctional methylenetetrahydrofolate dehydrogenase/methenyltetrahydrofolate cyclohydrolase FolD — MSEKIIDGVAIGKEIREEIKARVSALKERGCTPGLAVILVGENQASHTYVRNKQKSSTEVGMKSELVNLPASVTEDELLSHINKLNNDDSIHGILVQLPLPDHIDENRIILAIDPKKDVDGFHPINVGKMMIGQRSFLSCTPYGIIKLLERTNTPIKGKHAVIVGRSNIVGKPMGQLLLQRDATVTYCHSQTVDLPSYTKQADILIVAIGRTKFIGEEHVKDGAVVIDVGMNRDENGKLCGDVDFEAVKNKTTAITPVPGGVGPMTITMLLKNTLQSAEEAVAESDK, encoded by the coding sequence ATGAGCGAAAAAATTATCGATGGTGTAGCAATCGGAAAAGAAATCAGAGAAGAAATTAAAGCGCGTGTTTCTGCGCTAAAAGAACGTGGATGCACGCCTGGCTTGGCTGTCATCCTTGTCGGAGAAAATCAAGCTTCCCATACATATGTGCGAAACAAACAAAAGTCTAGTACTGAAGTGGGTATGAAATCAGAGTTGGTGAATTTACCAGCAAGTGTAACAGAAGATGAATTACTCAGTCATATTAATAAGTTGAATAATGACGATTCAATTCATGGGATTCTCGTCCAACTTCCATTACCGGATCATATCGATGAAAATCGAATCATCTTAGCCATTGATCCTAAAAAAGATGTCGATGGCTTCCATCCCATAAATGTCGGGAAAATGATGATCGGTCAACGTTCATTTTTATCTTGTACACCATATGGCATCATTAAATTATTGGAACGGACAAATACCCCGATTAAGGGAAAACACGCGGTAATCGTAGGCCGTAGCAATATCGTCGGAAAACCGATGGGACAATTACTATTACAACGCGATGCCACAGTTACATATTGCCATTCTCAAACCGTCGATTTGCCATCATACACAAAACAAGCAGATATATTAATCGTTGCAATAGGAAGAACGAAATTCATCGGCGAAGAACATGTTAAAGATGGTGCTGTCGTAATCGATGTTGGCATGAATCGCGATGAAAACGGAAAGCTTTGCGGGGACGTGGATTTTGAAGCTGTTAAAAACAAAACAACTGCAATTACTCCAGTTCCTGGCGGCGTTGGTCCAATGACAATTACAATGCTTCTGAAAAATACACTCCAAAGTGCTGAAGAAGCAGTTGCTGAAAGCGATAAATAA
- the aroQ gene encoding type II 3-dehydroquinate dehydratase, whose product MKLLVLNGPNLNRIGKREPEIYGYETLDDVEEKLRTIASENKVTLSFFQSNTEGSLIDRIHEAADDNTDGIIFNPGAFTHYSIALRDAVASVDIPVIEVHISNIHNREPFRQTSVIAPVCIGQLTGFGTNGYTLAMQAFLLQRKGE is encoded by the coding sequence GTGAAATTACTTGTATTAAATGGACCCAACTTAAATCGCATTGGAAAAAGAGAGCCGGAAATCTATGGGTATGAAACGCTTGATGACGTGGAAGAAAAGCTAAGAACAATTGCAAGTGAAAACAAAGTAACGCTTTCTTTCTTCCAATCAAACACGGAAGGTTCACTTATTGATCGGATCCACGAAGCTGCTGACGATAATACGGATGGCATTATTTTCAATCCGGGTGCGTTTACACATTATAGTATTGCATTACGTGATGCGGTAGCTTCCGTGGACATTCCAGTGATTGAAGTGCATATTTCTAACATACATAATCGGGAACCATTTCGTCAGACATCAGTTATCGCGCCAGTTTGCATCGGCCAACTTACTGGTTTTGGTACTAATGGTTACACGCTTGCCATGCAGGCCTTCCTCCTCCAAAGAAAAGGGGAATGA
- a CDS encoding Asp23/Gls24 family envelope stress response protein yields the protein MADKTVPSFVGMAPSGDDELGRVQLAPEVLEVIVGIATTEVKGVANTRGNFATDVAERFGRIRHGKGVKTSWSEEGLTIDVYCVVQYGFAVRDVALDIQKQIRHAIYHMTSLQTKEVNVHITGIEYEADIETV from the coding sequence ATGGCTGATAAAACAGTACCTTCTTTTGTTGGTATGGCACCTTCCGGAGATGATGAACTTGGACGTGTCCAATTAGCTCCTGAGGTTCTTGAAGTGATTGTCGGGATTGCGACAACTGAAGTTAAAGGTGTTGCGAATACGCGCGGAAACTTTGCAACTGATGTTGCGGAACGTTTTGGGCGAATTAGACATGGAAAAGGTGTCAAAACGAGCTGGTCTGAAGAAGGCCTCACGATCGATGTATATTGCGTCGTTCAATATGGATTTGCCGTTAGGGATGTCGCATTGGACATTCAAAAACAAATTCGTCATGCGATTTATCATATGACATCGCTTCAAACGAAAGAGGTAAATGTTCATATTACCGGAATTGAATACGAAGCAGACATAGAAACAGTATAA
- the nusB gene encoding transcription antitermination factor NusB, with translation MKRREAREKAIQTLFQLDNTELSIDEAITYIIGEGVEVNPFYDELVRGTLINQSEIDTALSGKLENWSLGRLPKIERTVLRLAVFELLFGKDAPERVIMNEAIELCKTFGDEKSGRFVNGVLSKFAVKE, from the coding sequence ATGAAACGACGAGAGGCACGCGAGAAAGCCATTCAAACGCTTTTTCAGTTAGACAATACGGAATTATCGATAGACGAAGCCATTACTTATATTATTGGTGAAGGTGTAGAAGTCAATCCATTTTACGATGAACTTGTTCGTGGAACTTTAATAAACCAGTCAGAAATCGATACAGCCCTTTCGGGGAAATTAGAAAATTGGTCACTAGGCCGTTTGCCGAAAATTGAACGTACTGTATTGCGGTTAGCTGTTTTTGAACTTCTTTTTGGTAAGGATGCGCCTGAAAGAGTCATTATGAATGAGGCAATCGAACTGTGTAAAACATTTGGCGACGAAAAATCAGGCCGATTCGTGAATGGTGTACTTTCCAAATTTGCAGTAAAAGAATGA